In Cryptococcus neoformans var. grubii H99 chromosome 9, complete sequence, a genomic segment contains:
- a CDS encoding clathrin light chain: MSDDPMADFLAREKAALGEDADFFANPTPSAASGIDAFPDLTSPAIEPESTPAKPPTPQPQGIDAFPDIDTPAVDGTQIRVTGAAGTGQDEDVMKFESAFPDLSGETGSQPAPKPVFNALSPQPYGASPYPPTATAAAAAPRSPHPSILPAPTFNNILPTADEDTEPIKAWRARQAEEIQKRDESDKKRRDEMSDKAEKAIDQFYEDYNKMKEKNIRENKESEAEFLEKLQEGVAKGTAWERISDLISLENSQSKTIRPSVPGGSDLARMKEILLALRREGDKAPGAAGF; this comes from the exons ATGTCAGACGATCCCATGGCAGACTTCCTCGCGAGGGAAAAGGCAGCCCTCGGCGAAGACGCCGATTTCTTTGCCAACCCTACGCCCTCCGCTGCCTCAGGCATAGACGCATTCCCGGACCTTA CATCCCCAGCCATTGAACCCGAGTCTACACCTGCTAAACCGCCTACGCCCCAACCTCAAGGTATTGATGCGTTTCCCGACATTGATACTCCCGCTGTAGACGGTACACAGATCAGGGTGACTGGTGCGGCTGGTACTGGgcaagatgaggatgtcaTGAAGTTTGAAAGTGCTTTCCCTGATCTGTCAGGAGAGACTGGCTCCCAGCCGGCTCCTAAACCCGTATTTAATGCCCTTTCCCCTCAGCCTTATGGCGCATCGCCATACCCACCTACTGCTACCGCTGCCGCTGCCGCGCCCCGATCCCCCCAtccctccatcctccccgCTCCTACTTTCAACAACATACTCCCCACGGCCGATGAAGACACTGAGCCTATCAAGGCCTGGAGAGCTCGTCAAGCCGAGGAAATTCAGAAGCGTGACGAGTCGGataagaagaggagggacgAAATGAGTGATAAGGCTGAAAAGGCGATTGATCAGTTCTACGAGGACTACAAtaagatgaaggagaaaaacATCCGAGAGAACAA GGAGAGCGAAGCCGAGTTCCTCGAAAAGCTTCAAGAGGGTGTTGCCAAGGGAACAGCATGGGAACGTATCTCTGACCTCATTTCGCTCGAAAACTCTC AATCTAAAACTATTCGCCCCTCCGTCCCTGGCGGCTCTGACCTTGCGCGCATGAAGGAGATTCTCCTTGCTCTCAGGAGGGAAGGTGACAAGGCGCCCGGTGCTGCCGGTTTTTAG